A region from the Natronoarchaeum mannanilyticum genome encodes:
- a CDS encoding DUF7289 family protein has product MIRRDADASGSADRGQSNVVGVALLLAIAVIGIGGLTAGIGAVVESNAAAADASSVADGFDAALQPTETTGYREERVAFTGGRLTTEERTLRVLNESGVVATVAVDALVYESGDRRVAYEAGAVVRGRSGNSWLHDDPPITASEGEGGVLVVGASALNASDGTTTGAVGQSVELSTNVSHDRRALGNDSYRVAIETTTPGAWKRHFEDSAGVASASGRQFPGDDHQSVVATYRGDRTAYLVVHDMRLEVGP; this is encoded by the coding sequence GTGATCCGGCGCGATGCGGACGCCTCCGGCTCCGCCGACCGCGGGCAGTCGAACGTCGTCGGCGTCGCCCTGCTGCTCGCGATCGCGGTGATCGGAATCGGCGGGCTCACGGCCGGGATCGGGGCGGTCGTCGAGAGCAACGCGGCCGCCGCGGACGCGTCCAGCGTCGCCGACGGGTTCGACGCCGCGCTCCAGCCGACCGAGACCACCGGCTACCGCGAGGAGCGCGTCGCGTTCACCGGCGGACGGCTCACCACCGAGGAGCGGACGCTCCGCGTACTCAACGAGTCCGGCGTCGTGGCGACCGTCGCCGTCGACGCTCTAGTCTACGAGTCTGGCGACCGTCGGGTCGCCTACGAGGCCGGCGCCGTCGTCCGCGGACGGTCCGGAAATTCGTGGCTGCACGACGACCCGCCGATCACAGCGTCGGAGGGCGAGGGCGGCGTCCTCGTCGTCGGCGCTTCGGCGCTGAACGCGAGCGACGGAACGACGACCGGGGCGGTCGGCCAGTCGGTCGAACTATCGACGAACGTCAGCCACGACCGGCGGGCGCTGGGCAACGACTCCTATCGTGTGGCTATCGAGACGACGACGCCCGGCGCATGGAAGCGCCACTTCGAGGACAGCGCCGGCGTCGCGTCGGCGAGCGGGCGCCAGTTCCCCGGCGACGACCACCAGAGCGTCGTCGCCACCTACCGCGGCGATCGGACGGCCTACCTCGTGGTCCACGACATGCGACTGGAGGTGGGGCCGTGA
- a CDS encoding DUF7266 family protein, translated as MTDSRSGAGERCSEGRFRGDARAGSAVVGKALEAAIVVLYVGLLTSTLYAGAIPEYRTAASQEVADRTLADTSAEIRDAVPPNASSVNATARIELPATIRGEAYALRVDGRQLVLDHPDDAVGGRMPLALPGWVDSIDGQWKSRDDAVVRIRGGTDGVDVRLGRGRS; from the coding sequence GTGACCGATAGTCGATCGGGGGCTGGCGAACGGTGTTCCGAAGGCCGGTTCCGCGGCGACGCGCGAGCTGGCTCCGCCGTCGTCGGGAAGGCCCTGGAGGCCGCGATCGTCGTCCTCTACGTCGGCCTCCTGACGTCGACGCTGTACGCCGGCGCGATCCCGGAGTACCGCACCGCTGCGAGCCAGGAGGTCGCCGATCGGACGCTGGCCGACACGAGTGCCGAGATCCGTGACGCGGTACCGCCGAATGCCTCGTCGGTCAACGCGACCGCGCGGATCGAACTCCCCGCGACGATCAGGGGCGAGGCGTACGCGCTCCGCGTCGACGGCCGACAGCTGGTACTCGATCATCCCGACGACGCCGTCGGCGGCCGGATGCCGCTGGCGCTGCCAGGGTGGGTCGACTCGATCGACGGGCAGTGGAAGAGCCGTGACGATGCCGTCGTGCGGATCCGCGGCGGCACCGACGGCGTCGACGTACGCCTCGGACGGGGGCGGTCCTGA
- a CDS encoding DUF7263 family protein, translated as MRGQANLLALAVALIALTGAMVVGLAIADGAFATAESDATERQLATGIAERLTSADGSLAARENVLNATAVVSFDAVALRSALPGLSDRDVAVTLDDEPVAATGDDVEGYSVERIVLVERTRSVALDAAFDGTNRSVTLPRRTDRVDVRIDRSTNATVTSVRIGDRIVRRNASGLTGNFSIAISRYRTATVSIEADGRLAPDEADLTYYPSRTEKALLEVTVDG; from the coding sequence ATGCGCGGGCAGGCCAACCTGCTGGCGCTCGCCGTCGCGCTGATCGCGCTGACCGGCGCGATGGTCGTCGGCCTCGCGATCGCTGACGGTGCGTTCGCGACGGCCGAGAGCGACGCGACCGAACGCCAACTGGCGACCGGCATCGCGGAGCGGCTCACGAGCGCCGACGGCTCGCTCGCGGCGCGGGAGAACGTGCTGAACGCCACCGCGGTCGTGTCGTTCGACGCCGTCGCGCTCCGGAGCGCGCTGCCGGGACTGTCCGACCGTGACGTCGCCGTGACGCTCGACGACGAGCCGGTCGCCGCGACGGGCGACGACGTCGAGGGGTACTCGGTCGAGCGGATCGTGCTGGTCGAGCGGACCCGATCGGTCGCGCTCGACGCGGCGTTCGACGGGACGAACAGGTCCGTGACGCTGCCGCGGCGAACCGACCGGGTCGACGTGCGGATCGACCGTTCGACGAACGCGACGGTGACGAGCGTCCGGATCGGCGACCGGATCGTGCGCCGTAACGCGTCGGGGCTGACTGGTAACTTCTCGATCGCGATCAGCCGCTACCGGACGGCGACGGTGTCGATCGAGGCGGACGGCCGGCTCGCGCCCGACGAGGCGGATCTGACGTATTACCCCTCGCGAACCGAAAAGGCGCTGCTGGAGGTGACCGTCGATGGCTGA